A single genomic interval of Demequina sp. NBRC 110054 harbors:
- a CDS encoding PadR family transcriptional regulator → MAKTDVLTLGILGMLAEQPLHGYQIRKRLGTELGPFRALSYGSLYPALKRMVAAGLIAAVGEESPETTGVPSSRRSRIAYALTDDGRGRLEQELATAGAHSYDDDSFDVRFSLFGQTDSETRLRILEGRRLRLSERIDELQETRRRQRERADAYTAELHRHGLERVEREVEWLDRLIENERSAHRGENNGSGASATDD, encoded by the coding sequence ATGGCGAAGACCGACGTGCTGACCCTCGGCATCCTCGGCATGCTCGCCGAGCAGCCGCTCCACGGCTATCAGATCCGCAAGCGTCTCGGCACCGAGCTCGGTCCGTTCCGCGCCCTCAGCTACGGCTCGCTCTACCCCGCGCTCAAGCGCATGGTGGCCGCCGGCCTGATCGCCGCGGTCGGCGAGGAGAGCCCCGAAACGACGGGCGTCCCGTCGTCGCGTCGATCCAGGATCGCCTACGCGCTCACGGACGACGGCAGGGGTCGTCTTGAGCAGGAGCTCGCGACGGCGGGTGCGCACTCGTACGACGACGACTCCTTCGACGTGCGGTTCTCGCTGTTCGGCCAGACCGACTCCGAGACCCGCCTGCGCATCCTCGAGGGCCGCCGCCTGCGGCTGTCCGAGAGGATCGACGAGCTCCAGGAGACCAGGCGAAGGCAGCGCGAGCGAGCCGACGCCTACACCGCCGAGCTCCACCGCCACGGCCTCGAGCGCGTCGAGCGCGAGGTCGAATGGCTCGACCGTCTCATCGAGAACGAACGTTCCGCACACCGCGGAGAAAACAACGGCTCCGGCGCATCGGCGACGGACGACTGA
- a CDS encoding peptidoglycan bridge formation glycyltransferase FemA/FemB family protein produces MNTSADALSVAQVPDDRFLELARGAAHPVPIEQSPAWDPYDAAVPGRAPWRRLVVASGDTPVALIAFSAFEGRGFRYLWAKHGPIWLAEQTPESERAVREALVAYVRSEAPWAVFLRLHAKHRAADLSELLQTVTYDHTVIVDLTREEDVIMQSFSKRGRYKTRRTLKDEAMTVTEETGLTDEEFGELYEIYRETASRDGFGIFGPDVYLTMLRSLGEHVRLWVARRHDTGPEGDLTPGRAVSWVISTVYDNAGVDVYAAGSAEARKTEAALRIKWHILTTLKSEGVTQYDLMGVGSDRAPQLMGVREFKQQLGDVVEVDGGWDVPVKRLRYAALTQALRLKHALGR; encoded by the coding sequence GTGAACACCTCAGCTGACGCCCTCAGCGTCGCCCAGGTCCCCGACGATCGCTTCCTCGAGCTGGCGCGCGGCGCCGCCCACCCCGTCCCGATCGAGCAGTCCCCCGCATGGGATCCGTACGATGCGGCGGTCCCCGGTCGCGCGCCCTGGCGTCGCCTCGTGGTCGCCTCGGGGGACACGCCCGTCGCGCTGATCGCCTTCAGCGCCTTCGAGGGTCGCGGCTTCCGCTACCTGTGGGCCAAGCACGGCCCGATCTGGCTCGCCGAGCAGACCCCCGAGAGTGAGCGCGCCGTGCGCGAGGCGCTGGTCGCGTACGTGAGGAGCGAGGCCCCGTGGGCCGTCTTCCTGCGCCTCCACGCGAAGCATCGCGCCGCCGACCTGAGCGAGCTGCTCCAGACCGTGACCTACGACCACACCGTGATCGTCGACCTCACGCGCGAGGAGGACGTCATCATGCAGTCCTTCTCCAAGCGCGGCCGCTACAAGACGCGCCGCACGCTCAAGGACGAGGCCATGACCGTCACCGAGGAGACGGGGCTCACCGACGAGGAGTTCGGCGAGCTCTACGAGATCTATCGGGAGACGGCCTCGCGGGACGGCTTCGGGATCTTCGGCCCGGACGTCTACCTGACGATGCTGCGCTCGCTCGGCGAGCACGTGCGGCTGTGGGTCGCGCGACGTCACGACACGGGACCGGAGGGCGACCTCACCCCGGGTCGCGCGGTGTCGTGGGTCATCTCCACCGTCTATGACAACGCGGGCGTGGACGTGTACGCCGCGGGCAGCGCGGAGGCGCGCAAGACCGAGGCGGCCCTGCGGATCAAGTGGCACATCCTCACGACGCTCAAGTCCGAGGGCGTCACGCAGTACGACCTCATGGGCGTCGGCTCGGACCGCGCGCCGCAGCTCATGGGCGTGCGCGAGTTCAAGCAGCAGCTCGGCGATGTGGTCGAGGTCGACGGCGGCTGGGACGTGCCGGTGAAGCGGCTGCGCTACGCCGCGCTTACGCAGGCGCTGCGCCTCAAGCACGCGCTCGGTCGCTGA
- a CDS encoding transglycosylase domain-containing protein, with the protein MSDQRDTPRRQSLRPSASGQGGASGGARPTTGAQRAGAATTAAKTPAKNGNGKASKDAKPPKAKWKVWTKRIAIGLLVAGLLAVTAVLVALFIMYERLETPEPSEFALYEQSTVYYADGKSVMGTLGEAEREILTEEQYDELPDYVGNAIVAAEDRSFWTNPGVDLLGTARALYKTVILGDRQGGSTISQQYVERYYSGETVTDIPGKINEALLALKINTEQEKDEILLNYMNTIYLGRGAYGIQKAAEEYFDKDASELTLSEAALIAGVIPAPSAWDPRIDEAQAEYRWNYVLDGMVDAGFITQEERDAQEFPETIEYTRENTFGGTTGYLIRAAIEEVVASTDYSEEDIETLGLDIVTTIEKSHQKAAVAAVKNMPDDADEGLQAAAVTVDSETGAITSMYGGSDYLERQRNGVTQDIVQAGSTFKPFALITGLEQGIGLETQYLANNDMMFGDYGPVGNFAGVSYGWVDLIEATQKSINTAFVGLGLDVGNDNVMQTAIDAGIPEDTTDLNDNPSNVLGPAAPHPIDIAEAYATIASGGVHNDTYMVQTILDADGDTAYEHDTTSRRVFDEDVIADTTYAMQQVVLYGSGRTANSLGRDIAGKTGTSNSNKSALFAAFTPQIVGVVALYQIGEDGSAESITPFGGYSQITGSTVPTDIWTDMMGTILEDYPVEEFPDRANVGTATHVEETTASEEPEPEPSETTTTSEPEETTSEPEETTSKPEETTTEPEPEPSETTTTSDPDPSVAPSAEDVKLP; encoded by the coding sequence GTGAGCGACCAACGAGACACCCCCCGCCGTCAGTCCCTCCGCCCTTCCGCGAGCGGCCAGGGCGGGGCCTCCGGCGGTGCCCGACCAACCACGGGAGCCCAGCGCGCCGGCGCGGCGACGACCGCGGCCAAGACGCCTGCAAAGAACGGCAACGGCAAGGCCTCCAAGGACGCCAAGCCGCCCAAGGCGAAGTGGAAGGTCTGGACCAAGCGCATCGCCATCGGCCTGCTCGTCGCGGGACTGCTCGCGGTGACGGCGGTGCTCGTGGCCCTCTTCATCATGTACGAGCGCCTCGAGACCCCCGAGCCCTCGGAGTTCGCGCTGTACGAGCAGTCGACCGTCTACTACGCCGACGGCAAGTCCGTGATGGGCACGCTCGGCGAGGCAGAGCGAGAGATCCTCACCGAGGAGCAGTACGACGAGCTGCCCGACTACGTCGGCAATGCGATCGTCGCGGCCGAGGACCGCTCGTTCTGGACCAACCCCGGCGTCGACCTGCTCGGCACCGCGCGCGCGCTGTACAAGACCGTCATCCTCGGCGACCGACAGGGCGGCTCGACCATCAGCCAGCAGTACGTCGAGCGCTACTACTCGGGCGAGACCGTCACCGACATCCCGGGCAAGATCAACGAGGCGCTGCTCGCGCTCAAGATCAACACGGAGCAGGAGAAGGACGAGATCCTGCTCAACTACATGAACACGATCTATCTGGGCCGCGGTGCCTACGGGATCCAGAAGGCGGCCGAGGAGTACTTCGACAAGGATGCGTCGGAGCTCACGCTGTCCGAGGCCGCGCTCATCGCCGGCGTCATCCCCGCGCCCTCGGCGTGGGATCCGCGCATCGACGAGGCGCAGGCGGAGTACCGCTGGAACTACGTGCTCGACGGCATGGTCGACGCGGGCTTCATCACTCAGGAGGAGCGCGACGCGCAGGAGTTCCCCGAGACGATCGAGTACACGCGCGAGAATACCTTCGGCGGGACGACGGGCTACCTGATCCGCGCCGCGATCGAGGAGGTCGTCGCGAGCACCGACTACTCCGAGGAGGACATCGAGACCCTCGGCCTCGACATCGTCACGACGATCGAGAAGTCGCACCAGAAGGCGGCCGTCGCGGCGGTCAAGAACATGCCCGACGACGCGGATGAGGGGCTTCAGGCCGCGGCCGTCACCGTGGACTCCGAGACGGGTGCGATCACGTCGATGTACGGCGGCTCCGACTATCTGGAACGGCAGCGCAACGGCGTGACCCAAGACATCGTCCAGGCGGGATCGACCTTCAAGCCATTCGCGCTGATCACGGGCCTCGAGCAGGGCATCGGGCTTGAGACTCAGTACCTCGCCAACAACGACATGATGTTCGGCGACTACGGTCCCGTCGGCAACTTCGCGGGCGTGAGCTACGGCTGGGTCGACTTGATCGAGGCGACGCAGAAGTCGATCAATACCGCCTTCGTCGGGCTGGGGCTGGATGTCGGCAACGACAACGTCATGCAGACCGCGATCGACGCGGGAATCCCCGAGGACACGACGGACCTCAACGACAACCCGTCCAACGTGCTCGGCCCCGCAGCACCGCACCCGATCGACATCGCCGAGGCGTACGCGACCATCGCGTCGGGCGGCGTCCACAACGACACCTACATGGTGCAGACGATCCTGGACGCCGACGGCGACACCGCCTACGAGCACGACACCACGTCGCGCAGGGTCTTCGACGAGGACGTGATCGCGGACACCACGTACGCGATGCAGCAGGTCGTGCTCTACGGCTCGGGCCGCACCGCGAACTCGCTCGGCCGCGACATCGCGGGCAAGACCGGAACCTCGAACTCCAACAAGTCGGCGCTGTTCGCGGCCTTCACCCCGCAGATCGTCGGCGTCGTCGCGCTCTACCAGATCGGCGAGGACGGCTCCGCGGAGTCGATCACGCCCTTCGGCGGCTACAGCCAGATCACCGGCTCCACGGTGCCGACCGACATCTGGACCGACATGATGGGCACGATCCTCGAGGACTACCCGGTCGAGGAGTTCCCCGACCGGGCGAACGTCGGCACCGCGACCCACGTCGAGGAGACCACCGCGTCCGAGGAGCCCGAGCCGGAGCCGTCGGAGACCACGACGACGTCGGAGCCGGAGGAGACCACCTCGGAGCCGGAGGAGACGACGTCGAAGCCGGAGGAGACGACGACCGAGCCCGAGCCGGAGCCGTCGGAGACCACGACGACCTCCGATCCGGACCCGAGCGTCGCGCCATCCGCCGAGGACGTCAAGCTTCCCTAG
- the rplI gene encoding 50S ribosomal protein L9, translated as MAKVILTHEVHGLGIAGDVVDVKDGYARNFLMPRKLATPWSAGAEKQIEGLRKARRAKEIQSIEGAQAARDALQSAEVVVEAKAGESGRLFGAVTPGDIASAIGDRAKVDKRRIHLAQPIKALGEYTATVSLHDEVSATVAVKVVAAK; from the coding sequence ATGGCTAAGGTCATCCTCACCCACGAGGTGCACGGTCTCGGCATCGCCGGCGACGTCGTCGACGTCAAGGACGGCTACGCTCGCAACTTCCTCATGCCCCGCAAGCTGGCCACCCCGTGGTCGGCCGGTGCTGAGAAGCAGATCGAGGGCCTCCGCAAGGCGCGCCGCGCCAAGGAGATCCAGAGCATCGAGGGCGCCCAGGCGGCCCGCGACGCCCTGCAGTCCGCCGAGGTCGTCGTCGAGGCGAAGGCCGGCGAGTCCGGTCGCCTCTTCGGCGCCGTGACGCCCGGAGACATCGCGTCCGCCATCGGCGACCGCGCGAAGGTCGACAAGCGTCGCATCCACCTCGCGCAGCCGATCAAGGCGCTCGGCGAGTACACCGCCACGGTGTCGCTTCACGACGAGGTCTCCGCGACCGTCGCCGTGAAGGTCGTCGCCGCGAAGTAA
- the rpsF gene encoding 30S ribosomal protein S6: protein MRHYEMMVILDPEVDERTVTPSLEKYLGVITSDNGTIDKLDVWGRRRLAYPIKKKSDGIYAVIDFTAESATAKELERQLGLNETVLRLKLLRPDAK, encoded by the coding sequence ATGCGTCATTACGAGATGATGGTCATCCTCGACCCTGAGGTGGATGAGCGCACGGTCACCCCGTCGCTCGAGAAGTACCTCGGCGTGATCACGAGCGACAACGGCACGATCGACAAGCTCGACGTGTGGGGCCGCCGCCGCCTTGCGTACCCGATCAAGAAGAAGAGCGACGGCATCTACGCGGTGATCGACTTCACCGCGGAGTCCGCGACGGCCAAGGAGCTCGAGCGTCAGCTCGGCCTCAACGAGACCGTCCTTCGCCTGAAGCTGCTCCGCCCGGACGCCAAGTAA
- a CDS encoding single-stranded DNA-binding protein: MAGDTQITVVGNLTGDPELRFIQSGAAVVNFTVASTPRQFDRQSNEWKDGETLFMRCSLWREAAENVAESLTKGMRVIVTGRLVSRSWEANGEKRTVNEIQVDEVGPSLRYASAKVTRNARGGGGNGGGGFSGGGGGYSQAPAGGSNNDPWATAPASDEPPF; this comes from the coding sequence ATGGCAGGCGACACCCAGATCACCGTCGTAGGAAACCTCACCGGCGACCCCGAGCTGCGATTCATCCAGTCCGGCGCCGCGGTGGTGAACTTCACGGTGGCGTCCACCCCGCGTCAGTTCGACCGTCAGTCGAACGAGTGGAAGGACGGGGAGACCCTGTTCATGCGCTGCTCCCTGTGGCGCGAGGCCGCGGAGAACGTGGCCGAGTCGCTGACCAAGGGCATGCGCGTCATCGTGACGGGCCGCCTGGTGTCGCGCTCGTGGGAGGCCAACGGCGAGAAGCGCACCGTCAACGAGATCCAGGTCGACGAGGTCGGCCCCTCGCTCCGTTACGCGTCGGCCAAGGTCACGCGCAACGCGCGTGGCGGCGGCGGCAACGGCGGCGGAGGATTCTCCGGCGGCGGTGGCGGCTACTCGCAGGCTCCGGCCGGTGGTTCCAACAACGACCCGTGGGCCACGGCCCCGGCGTCGGACGAGCCCCCCTTCTAA
- the rpsR gene encoding 30S ribosomal protein S18, whose product MAKNDIRKPRKKVNPLKAAKVQKIDYKDTALLRKFISDRGKIRSRRVTGVTVQEQREIARAVKVAREMALLPYAGSGR is encoded by the coding sequence ATGGCTAAGAACGACATCCGCAAGCCGCGCAAGAAGGTCAACCCCCTCAAGGCGGCCAAGGTTCAGAAGATCGACTACAAGGACACCGCGCTGCTGCGCAAGTTCATCTCCGACCGCGGCAAGATCCGCTCGCGTCGCGTGACCGGTGTCACCGTCCAGGAGCAGCGTGAGATCGCCCGTGCCGTCAAGGTCGCGCGCGAGATGGCGCTCCTTCCCTACGCCGGCTCCGGCCGCTGA